In Onychostoma macrolepis isolate SWU-2019 chromosome 04, ASM1243209v1, whole genome shotgun sequence, one DNA window encodes the following:
- the wnt5b gene encoding protein Wnt-5b isoform X10, whose protein sequence is MDVRMNQGHLLLAVILIVCNSQLLVVANSWWSLAMNPIQRPEMYIIGAQPLCSQLTGLSQGQRKLCQLYQDHMVYIGEGAKTGIKECQYQFRQRRWNCSTVDNTSVFGRVMQIGSRETAFTYAISAAGVVNAVSRACREGELSTCGCSRAARPRDLPRDWLWGGCGDNVNYGYRFAREFVDAREREKNYPRGSVEHARTLMNLQNNEAGRMAVYNLANVACKCHGVSGSCSLKTCWLQLADFRRVGEFLKEKYDSAAAMRISRRGKLELVNNRFNPPTSEDLAYIDPSPDYCLRNETTGSLGTQGRLCNKTSEGMDGCELMCCGRGYDQFKTYKHERCHCKFHWCCYVKCKRCTSLVDQFVCK, encoded by the exons ATGGATGTGAGAATGAACCAAGGACACCTACTTTTGGCAGTGATTCTCATCGTCTGCAACTCACAGCTGCTGGTGGTCGCCAACTCATGGTG GTCTTTAGCCATGAACCCCATCCAAAGACCGGAGATGTACATCATTGGAGCACAGCCTTTGTGCAGCCAGCTGACGGGCCTGTCTCAGGGTCAGAGGAAGCTCTGCCAGCTCTATCAGGACCATATGGTTTATATCGGAGAGGGGGCAAAGACGGGCATCAAGGAGTGTCAGTATCAGTTCAGGCAAAGGCGATGGAACTGTAGCACGGTGGACAACACATCCGTGTTCGGCCGCGTCATGCAGATAG GCAGCAGAGAAACAGCTTTTACTTACGCCATCAGCGCAGCTGGAGTCGTGAATGCGGTGAGTCGGGCGTGCCGTGAGGGTGAGCTTTCCACCTGCGGCTGCAGCCGAGCGGCTCGTCCCAGAGACCTCCCGAGAGACTGGCTATGGGGCGGCTGCGGGGACAACGTCAACTACGGCTACCGTTTTGCCCGGGAGTTTGTGGACGCCCGCGAGCGTGAGAAAAACTACCCACGTGGATCTGTCGAACATGCACGCACGCTTATGAACCTACAGAACAATGAAGCCGGGAGAATG GCAGTGTACAATCTGGCCAATGTCGCATGCAAGTGTCACGGAGTCTCCGGCTCGTGCAGCCTGAAAACCTGTTGGCTCCAGCTTGCCGACTTCCGCCGTGTGGGAGAGTTCCTGAAAGAGAAGTACGACAGCGCCGCCGCCATGCGCATCAGCCGACGAGGCAAGCTGGAGCTGGTCAACAACCGTTTTAACCCCCCGACGAGTGAGGACCTGGCCTACATCGACCCCAGCCCGGACTACTGCCTGCGTAACGAGACCACCGGCTCTCTGGGCACCCAGGGCCGCCTGTGCAACAAGACCTCAGAGGGCATGGATGGCTGCGAGCTCATGTGCTGCGGTCGCGGTTACGACCAGTTCAAGACCTACAAACACGAGCGCTGCCACTGCAAGTTCCACTGGTGCTGCTATGTCAAGTGCAAGCGCTGCACGTCGCTCGTAGACCAGTTCGTGTGCAAGTAG
- the fbxl14b gene encoding F-box/LRR-repeat protein 14b: protein METHISCLFPEILAMIFSYLDVRDKGRVAQVCTAWRDASYHKSVWRGVEAKLHLRRANPSLFPSLQARGIRRVQILSLRRSLSYVIQGMPNIESLNLSGCYNLTDNGLGHAFVQEIPSLRVLNLSLCKQITDSSLGRIAQYLKNLEVLELGGCSNITNTGLLLIAWGLHRLKSLNLRSCRHVSDVGIGHLAGMTRSAAEGCLSLEYLTLQDCQKLTDLSLKHISKGLTKLKVLNLSFCGGISDAGMIHLSHMTSLWSLNLRSCDNISDTGIMHLAMGTLRLSGLDVSFCDKIGDQSLAYIAQGLYQLKSLSLCSCHISDDGINRMVRQMHELRTLNIGQCVRITDKGLELIADHLTQLTGIDLYGCTKITKRGLERITQLPCLKVLNLGLWQMTESEKVR, encoded by the coding sequence ATGGAGACGCACATCTCGTGTCTCTTCCCAGAGATTTTAGCCATGATTTTCAGCTACTTGGACGTGAGGGACAAAGGCAGAGTGGCCCAAGTGTGCACGGCGTGGAGGGACGCATCCTACCACAAGTCCGTGTGGAGGGGGGTGGAAGCCAAGCTGCATCTGAGGCGAGCGAATCCGTCCCTGTTCCCCAGCCTCCAGGCGCGGGGCATCCGGCGCGTTCAGATCCTCAGCCTGCGGCGCAGCCTCAGCTACGTGATCCAGGGGATGCCCAACATCGAGAGCTTGAATCTGAGTGGCTGCTATAACTTAACGGATAACGGCCTGGGGCACGCGTTCGTGCAGGAGATCCCTTCCCTGAGGGTGCTCAATCTGAGCCTTTGCAAGCAGATCACGGACTCCAGTTTGGGCAGAATAGCGCAGTATCTGAAAAACTTGGAGGTGCTGGAACTGGGCGGCTGCAGTAACATCACGAACACGGGCTTGTTGCTCATTGCGTGGGGTTTGCACAGACTCAAAAGTCTTAATCTGAGGAGCTGCCGGCATGTGTCGGATGTGGGCATAGGGCACTTGGCTGGCATGACCCGGAGCGCGGCGGAGGGCTGCCTCAGTCTGGAATACCTGACCTTGCAGGATTGCCAGAAGTTGACGGACTTGTCCCTCAAGCACATTTCGAAAGGCCTGACCAAGCTCAAAGTGCTCAACCTGAGTTTCTGCGGGGGCATCTCGGATGCTGGCATGATCCACCTCTCTCACATGACGAGCCTGTGGAGCCTTAATCTGCGCTCGTGCGACAACATAAGCGACACGGGCATCATGCACCTCGCCATGGGCACGTTGAGACTCTCTGGACTCGACGTGTCGTTTTGCGACAAGATAGGCGACCAGAGCCTGGCTTATATCGCGCAGGGCCTGTACCAGCTCAAGTCGCTGTCGCTGTGCTCGTGCCACATCAGTGACGATGGCATCAACAGGATGGTGCGCCAAATGCACGAGTTGAGGACGCTGAACATCGGCCAGTGCGTGAGGATTACAGACAAAGGACTGGAGCTGATCGCAGACCACTTGACGCAACTGACCGGCATCGATCTGTATGGATGTACGAAAATCACTAAGAGGGGACTGGAGAGGATCACGCAGCTCCCCTGCCTTAAAGTTTTGAACCTGGGCCTTTGGCAGATGACTGAAAGTGAGAAAGTGAGGTGA